In Streptomyces sp. SN-593, a single genomic region encodes these proteins:
- a CDS encoding MIP/aquaporin family protein produces the protein MSNGHIVIGELFGTAVLILLGGGVCAAVTLKRSKAKDAGWVAISFGWGLAVLGGAYIANGYSGGQLNPAVTLGVAIKTGDWSTMPYYLIGEFGGALIGAVLVWAAYLGQFHAHLTDPAVVGPAAGTAPDGDTSGTAPGTAATAAADGAGSAPKPDPAGPTTGLPAAQPGGPVLGIFSTGPEIRNPVQNLLTEIIATAVLVLFILTQGMTKGLALNGTGILLTSLLVVGIGLSLGGPTGYAINPARDLGPRIVHALLPLPNKGGSDWGYAWIPVVGPLVGAAIAGGLYRLAFM, from the coding sequence GTGTCCAACGGCCACATAGTCATCGGCGAGCTCTTCGGTACCGCCGTTCTAATCCTGCTCGGCGGCGGCGTGTGCGCCGCGGTGACCCTCAAACGATCCAAGGCCAAGGACGCCGGCTGGGTGGCGATCTCCTTCGGCTGGGGACTGGCGGTGCTGGGAGGCGCCTACATCGCGAACGGCTACTCGGGCGGCCAGCTCAACCCGGCCGTCACCTTGGGCGTCGCCATCAAGACCGGCGACTGGAGCACCATGCCGTACTACCTGATCGGGGAGTTCGGCGGTGCCCTCATCGGCGCGGTGCTGGTGTGGGCGGCCTACCTCGGCCAGTTCCACGCGCACCTGACCGACCCCGCCGTGGTGGGCCCGGCGGCCGGCACCGCGCCGGACGGCGACACGTCCGGTACCGCGCCCGGCACGGCGGCCACCGCCGCGGCCGACGGGGCCGGCTCCGCGCCGAAGCCGGACCCGGCCGGTCCGACCACCGGCCTCCCCGCGGCGCAGCCCGGCGGCCCGGTGCTCGGGATCTTCTCCACCGGCCCGGAGATCCGCAACCCGGTGCAGAACCTGCTCACCGAGATCATCGCCACCGCGGTGCTGGTGCTGTTCATCCTCACCCAGGGCATGACCAAGGGCCTGGCGCTCAACGGCACGGGCATCCTGCTGACCTCGCTGCTCGTCGTCGGCATCGGCCTCTCGCTCGGCGGGCCCACCGGCTACGCGATCAACCCCGCGCGCGACCTCGGCCCGCGGATCGTGCACGCGCTGCTCCCGCTGCCCAACAAGGGCGGCTCCGACTGGGGATACGCGTGGATTCCGGTGGTCGGCCCGCTTGTCGGCGCCGCGATCGCCGGCGGGCTGTACAGGCTGGCCTTCATGTAG
- the glpK gene encoding glycerol kinase GlpK, whose translation MAAIDQGTTSSRCIVFDRDGRIVAVDQKEHEQIFPKPGWVEHDAAEIWTNVQEVVAGAVRKAAQDVPGFQPSDVKAIGITNQRETTLLWDRHTGEPVHNALVWQDTRTDALCRELGRDEGQDRFRATTGLPLASYFAGPKIRWLLDNVAGLRERAEAGDILFGTMDSWVIWNLTGGADGGVHVTDVTNASRTLLMDLRTLDWDQDILDAIGVPAAVLPRIGSSSEVYGTTDVGGLSGVPVASALGDQQAALFGQTCFSPGEAKSTYGTGTFMLLNTGETPVDSRNGLITTVGYRIGEAAPVYALEGSIAVTGALVQWMRDQMGLISTAAEIETLALTVEDNGGAYFVPAFSGLFAPYWQDDARGVIAGLTRYVTKAHIARAVLEATAWQTREIADAMTKDSGVELAALKVDGGMTSNNLLMQTLADVLAAPVVRPMVAETTCLGAAYAAGLAVGFWPDTDALRANWKRAAEWTPRMADADREREYHNWRKAVTRTMGWIEDEEH comes from the coding sequence ATCGCCGCCATCGACCAGGGCACCACGTCCAGCCGCTGCATCGTCTTCGACCGGGACGGCCGGATCGTGGCGGTGGACCAGAAGGAGCACGAACAGATCTTCCCCAAGCCCGGCTGGGTGGAGCACGACGCCGCCGAGATCTGGACCAACGTCCAGGAGGTGGTGGCCGGCGCCGTCCGCAAGGCCGCCCAGGACGTCCCCGGCTTCCAGCCGTCCGACGTCAAGGCGATCGGCATCACCAACCAGCGCGAGACCACCCTGCTGTGGGACCGCCACACCGGCGAGCCGGTGCACAACGCGCTGGTCTGGCAGGACACCCGCACCGACGCGCTCTGCCGCGAGCTGGGCCGCGACGAGGGCCAGGACCGGTTCCGCGCCACCACCGGGCTGCCGCTCGCGTCGTACTTCGCCGGCCCGAAGATCCGCTGGCTGCTGGACAACGTGGCGGGCCTGCGCGAGCGCGCCGAGGCCGGCGACATCCTCTTCGGCACCATGGACTCCTGGGTGATCTGGAACCTCACCGGCGGGGCGGACGGCGGCGTGCACGTCACGGACGTCACCAACGCCTCCCGCACCCTGCTGATGGACCTGCGCACCCTCGACTGGGACCAGGACATCCTCGACGCGATCGGCGTGCCGGCCGCGGTGCTGCCGCGCATCGGCTCCTCCTCGGAGGTCTACGGCACCACGGACGTCGGCGGCCTGTCGGGGGTCCCGGTGGCGTCCGCGCTCGGCGACCAGCAGGCCGCGCTCTTCGGCCAGACCTGCTTCTCCCCGGGCGAGGCCAAGTCCACCTACGGCACCGGCACGTTCATGCTGCTCAACACCGGCGAGACCCCGGTGGACTCCCGCAACGGCCTGATCACCACGGTCGGCTACCGGATCGGCGAGGCCGCCCCCGTCTACGCCCTGGAGGGGTCGATCGCCGTCACCGGCGCCCTGGTGCAGTGGATGCGCGACCAGATGGGCCTGATCAGCACGGCCGCCGAGATCGAGACGCTGGCCCTGACCGTCGAGGACAACGGCGGCGCCTACTTCGTCCCCGCCTTCTCCGGGCTGTTCGCGCCCTACTGGCAGGACGACGCCCGCGGCGTGATCGCGGGGCTCACCCGCTACGTCACCAAGGCGCACATCGCCCGCGCCGTCCTGGAGGCGACCGCCTGGCAGACCCGGGAGATCGCCGACGCGATGACCAAGGACTCCGGGGTCGAGCTGGCCGCCCTGAAGGTCGACGGCGGCATGACCTCCAACAACCTGCTCATGCAGACCCTCGCCGACGTGCTGGCCGCACCCGTGGTGCGCCCCATGGTCGCCGAGACCACCTGCCTGGGCGCGGCCTACGCCGCCGGACTCGCGGTGGGCTTCTGGCCGGACACCGACGCGCTGCGCGCCAACTGGAAGCGCGCGGCGGAATGGACGCCCCGGATGGCCGACGCCGACCGGGAGCGCGAGTACCACAACTGGCGCAAGGCCGTGACCCGGACCATGGGCTGGATCGAAGACGAGGAGCACTGA
- a CDS encoding glycerol-3-phosphate dehydrogenase/oxidase encodes MTTLQRVPALGTHPTAGTNPGRAETRALLGHATYDLLVIGGGILGITTAWHAAQSGLRVAMVDAGDFAGATSSASSKLLHGGLRYLQTGAVRLVAENHLERRAVSHDVAPHLANPLTFYLPVYKGGPHGAAKLGAGVFAYSALSAFRDGVGHVISPARAARDVPELRTDDLRAVAVYEDGQMNDARMALMTVRAAVEAGATVLNHAEVTGLRFTRGRVTGADLRDRTDGTEFGVDARLVLNATGPWVDHLRRMEDPTAVPSIRLSKGAHLVLKRTAPWRAALATPIDRYRITFALPWEDMLLLGTTDEAYEGDPGDVAVTEADTAQILDEAALSVRDHQLTRDLITYSFAGLRVLPGGPGDTAKAKRETVVTEGRGGMLSVAGGKWTTFRHIGRTVMAKLAELPGHPLADDMEPLSRLPKRAPLPGFASREAVAHRLVVDGAAPGPRMAADTAGHLAGHYGSLAFDIARLANEDPALAERVHPDAPEIWAQVVYARDREWAYDVDDVLRRRTTLTIRGLDTPEVREGVERVLKARRD; translated from the coding sequence ATGACCACCCTGCAACGCGTCCCCGCGCTGGGGACGCACCCGACCGCCGGCACGAACCCCGGGCGGGCCGAGACCCGCGCCCTGCTCGGGCACGCCACGTACGACCTGCTGGTGATCGGCGGCGGCATCCTCGGCATCACCACCGCCTGGCACGCCGCCCAGTCGGGACTGCGGGTGGCGATGGTGGACGCCGGCGACTTCGCCGGCGCCACCTCCTCGGCCTCCTCCAAGCTGCTGCACGGCGGCCTGCGCTACCTCCAGACCGGAGCGGTGCGGCTGGTCGCCGAGAACCACCTGGAGCGGCGCGCGGTCTCCCACGACGTCGCGCCGCACCTGGCCAACCCGCTCACCTTCTACCTGCCGGTCTACAAGGGCGGCCCGCACGGCGCGGCCAAGCTCGGCGCGGGCGTGTTCGCGTACTCGGCGCTGTCCGCCTTCCGCGACGGCGTCGGCCACGTGATCAGCCCCGCCCGGGCCGCCCGCGACGTGCCCGAGCTGCGCACCGACGACCTGCGCGCGGTCGCGGTCTACGAGGACGGGCAGATGAACGACGCGCGGATGGCGCTGATGACGGTGCGCGCGGCCGTCGAGGCCGGCGCGACCGTGCTCAACCACGCCGAGGTCACCGGGCTGCGCTTCACCCGCGGCCGGGTGACCGGTGCGGACCTGCGGGACCGTACCGACGGCACCGAGTTCGGCGTGGACGCCCGGCTGGTGCTCAACGCCACCGGCCCGTGGGTGGACCACCTGCGGCGGATGGAGGACCCGACGGCGGTGCCGTCGATCCGGCTGTCCAAGGGCGCGCACCTGGTGCTGAAGCGGACCGCGCCGTGGCGCGCGGCGCTGGCCACGCCGATCGACAGGTACCGGATCACCTTCGCCCTGCCGTGGGAGGACATGCTGCTGCTCGGCACCACCGACGAGGCGTACGAGGGCGACCCCGGCGACGTGGCGGTCACCGAGGCGGACACCGCCCAGATCCTGGACGAGGCGGCCTTGTCGGTGCGCGACCACCAGCTCACCCGGGACCTGATCACCTACTCCTTCGCCGGACTGCGGGTGCTGCCCGGCGGGCCCGGCGACACCGCGAAGGCGAAGCGGGAGACGGTGGTCACCGAGGGCCGCGGCGGCATGCTGTCGGTCGCGGGCGGCAAGTGGACCACCTTCCGGCACATCGGCCGCACCGTGATGGCGAAGCTCGCCGAGCTGCCCGGACATCCGCTCGCCGACGACATGGAGCCGCTGTCCCGGCTGCCCAAGCGCGCCCCGCTGCCCGGTTTCGCCAGCCGGGAGGCGGTCGCGCACCGCCTGGTGGTCGACGGCGCCGCGCCCGGCCCGCGAATGGCCGCGGACACCGCGGGACACCTCGCCGGGCACTACGGCTCGCTCGCCTTCGACATCGCCCGTCTGGCCAACGAGGACCCGGCGCTCGCCGAGCGCGTCCACCCGGACGCCCCGGAGATCTGGGCGCAGGTGGTCTACGCCCGCGACCGCGAATGGGCGTACGACGTGGACGACGTGCTGCGGCGGCGCACCACGCTCACCATCCGCGGGCTGGACACGCCGGAGGTGCGGGAGGGCGTGGAGCGCGTCCTGAAGGCGCGCCGGGACTGA
- a CDS encoding FadR/GntR family transcriptional regulator — MAVTDEAIEKIKDMIVSGALRPGDRLPKESELAAELGLSRNSLREAVRALSLIRILDVRQGDGTYVTSLDPQLLLEALSFVVDFHRDDTVLEFLAVRRILEPAATAMAAVRLTPAELDALEGRLDALGTAPSVEQLVASDLDFHRGIVQGSGNSVLCSLLDGLSGPTTRARIWRGVTQEDAIARTLHEHRAILTALRDRDPDAARAWATVHVASVEQWLRSTL, encoded by the coding sequence ATGGCGGTCACGGACGAGGCGATCGAGAAGATCAAGGACATGATCGTCTCGGGAGCGCTGCGGCCGGGCGACCGGTTGCCCAAGGAGAGCGAGCTGGCGGCCGAGCTGGGGCTGTCCCGCAACTCGCTGCGCGAGGCGGTGCGCGCGCTGTCGCTGATCCGCATCCTGGACGTGCGGCAGGGCGACGGCACCTACGTCACCAGCCTCGACCCCCAGTTGCTGCTGGAGGCGCTGAGCTTCGTGGTGGACTTCCACCGCGACGACACGGTGCTGGAGTTCCTGGCGGTGCGGCGCATCCTCGAACCGGCGGCCACCGCCATGGCGGCGGTCCGGCTCACCCCGGCCGAACTCGACGCGCTGGAGGGCCGGCTGGACGCCCTCGGCACGGCCCCCTCGGTGGAGCAACTGGTCGCCTCCGACCTGGACTTCCACCGCGGCATCGTGCAGGGCTCGGGCAACTCCGTGCTCTGCTCGCTCCTCGACGGCCTGTCCGGCCCCACCACCCGCGCCCGCATCTGGCGCGGGGTCACCCAGGAGGACGCCATCGCCCGCACCCTCCACGAGCACCGGGCGATCCTCACCGCGCTGCGCGACCGCGACCCCGACGCAGCCCGCGCCTGGGCGACGGTCCACGTCGCGAGCGTCGAGCAGTGGCTGCGCTCCACCCTCTGA
- a CDS encoding amidohydrolase family protein, whose product MRIDAHHHLWDLDRRPQPWLRGDALEPLRRTFALPELLPLLDAHGIDTTVVVQSSASLDETRDLLATARASHGRIAGVVGWADLTDPDRLPGVLAELAEAGPLVGVRHQVQDEADPQWLDRPDVRAGLRAVGAAGLAYDLLVTPRELPAALAAVEELPEVRFVLDHAGKPPIAAGRWEPWAEQVAGIADHPNAVCKLSGLLTEADHESWRPADVLPYARHVLASFGADRVLFGSDWPVCTLAGRYADAFALAEQATAALTPDERDAVLGGNAFRVYSLAGPGERVSDQATE is encoded by the coding sequence ATGAGGATCGACGCGCACCACCACCTGTGGGACCTCGACCGCCGCCCGCAGCCCTGGCTGCGGGGTGACGCGCTCGAACCGCTCCGCCGCACCTTCGCGCTGCCGGAACTGCTGCCGCTGCTGGACGCCCACGGCATCGACACCACCGTCGTCGTGCAGTCCAGCGCCTCGCTCGACGAGACCCGGGACCTGCTCGCCACCGCCCGCGCCTCGCACGGCCGGATCGCCGGCGTGGTCGGCTGGGCCGACCTCACCGACCCCGACCGGCTGCCCGGCGTACTCGCCGAACTCGCCGAGGCCGGACCGCTGGTCGGCGTCCGGCACCAGGTCCAGGACGAGGCCGACCCGCAGTGGCTGGACCGGCCCGACGTGCGCGCCGGGCTGCGCGCGGTGGGGGCCGCCGGGCTGGCGTACGACCTGCTCGTCACCCCGCGGGAGCTGCCCGCGGCGCTCGCCGCGGTCGAGGAGCTGCCCGAGGTGCGGTTCGTGCTGGACCACGCGGGCAAGCCGCCGATCGCGGCCGGCCGGTGGGAGCCGTGGGCCGAGCAGGTCGCCGGGATCGCCGACCACCCGAACGCGGTGTGCAAGCTGTCCGGGCTGCTGACCGAGGCGGACCACGAGTCCTGGCGGCCGGCGGACGTCCTGCCCTACGCCCGCCACGTGCTCGCCTCCTTCGGGGCCGACCGGGTCCTGTTCGGCTCCGACTGGCCGGTCTGCACGCTCGCCGGCCGCTACGCCGACGCGTTCGCCCTCGCCGAACAGGCCACGGCCGCCCTCACGCCGGACGAACGGGACGCGGTGCTCGGGGGCAACGCCTTCCGCGTCTACAGCCTGGCCGGACCGGGCGAGCGGGTGAGCGACCAGGCGACCGAGTGA
- a CDS encoding aldo/keto reductase: MPVPALPRLGLGCAPLGNLYTAISDEQAEATVAAAFDAFPGEVTYLDTAPHYGLGRAEERLGRALAGRDRASYVLSTKVGRRLRDLRPGETPDGQGYVDNPARARVWDFTADGIEATLEGSLRRLGVDSVDIVFLHDVEDHLREVRASGFPALAALRDQGVVRAIGFGMNHSGVTADLVADLDVDVVLCAGRWTLLERTAYDDLLPVCARRGTRVVVGGVYNSGLLADPRPGARYDYRAAPAHLVERARRLERVCAEFGVPLRAAALRYPFAHPSVDCAVVGAANEAEARDNAALFDREIPDDLWHALVERGLLDPDVPLPTAPPAEPSARPAAGR, from the coding sequence ATGCCCGTACCGGCACTGCCCCGGCTCGGCCTCGGCTGCGCCCCGCTCGGAAACCTCTACACCGCGATCTCCGACGAGCAGGCCGAGGCCACGGTCGCGGCCGCGTTCGACGCCTTCCCCGGCGAGGTGACGTACCTCGACACCGCCCCGCACTACGGCCTGGGCCGCGCCGAGGAACGGCTCGGCCGGGCGCTGGCCGGCCGGGACCGGGCGTCGTACGTGCTGTCGACCAAGGTCGGCCGGCGGCTGCGCGACCTGCGCCCCGGCGAGACCCCGGACGGCCAGGGATACGTGGACAACCCGGCCCGGGCCCGGGTCTGGGACTTCACCGCCGACGGGATCGAGGCCACCTTGGAGGGCTCGCTGCGCCGGCTGGGCGTGGACAGCGTGGACATCGTCTTCCTGCACGACGTCGAGGACCACCTGCGGGAGGTCCGCGCCAGCGGCTTCCCGGCGCTGGCCGCCCTGCGCGACCAGGGCGTGGTGCGGGCGATCGGCTTCGGCATGAACCACAGCGGGGTGACGGCCGACCTCGTCGCCGACCTCGACGTCGACGTGGTGCTGTGCGCGGGCCGCTGGACGCTGCTGGAGCGCACCGCCTACGACGACCTGCTGCCGGTCTGCGCGCGGCGGGGCACGCGGGTGGTGGTCGGCGGCGTCTACAACTCCGGGCTGCTCGCCGACCCCCGGCCCGGCGCCCGCTACGACTACCGGGCCGCGCCCGCCCACCTGGTGGAGCGGGCCCGGCGCCTGGAACGGGTCTGCGCCGAGTTCGGGGTGCCGCTGCGGGCGGCCGCGCTGCGCTACCCCTTCGCGCACCCCTCGGTGGACTGCGCGGTGGTCGGCGCCGCCAACGAGGCCGAGGCCCGCGACAACGCGGCGCTCTTCGACCGCGAGATCCCCGACGACCTGTGGCACGCGCTCGTCGAGCGGGGGCTGCTCGACCCGGACGTGCCGCTGCCCACGGCACCGCCGGCCGAGCCGTCCGCGCGACCGGCGGCGGGAAGGTGA
- a CDS encoding SDR family NAD(P)-dependent oxidoreductase gives MTDAPHTPADLPAPATAASRVPAGHPQDLAGLSALVTGGASGIGAATARLLAARGARVAVLDRDPAGAPAGTLPVRADVTSDQEVRAGVAEAAAELGGLHILVGNAGIGAVGTVEDNADDEWRRVLDINVLGLVRAARAALPHLREAAAARPGSASITHTCSIAATAGLPQRALYSASKGAVLSLTLAMAADHVREGVRVNCVNPGTADTPWVGRLLDQADDPAAERAALAARQPMGRLVSADEVAAAIVYLASPAAASVTGAALAVDGGMQGLRLRPAAD, from the coding sequence ATGACCGACGCCCCGCACACCCCCGCCGACCTCCCCGCCCCCGCCACCGCCGCCTCCCGGGTTCCCGCCGGCCACCCCCAGGACCTCGCCGGGCTGTCCGCCCTGGTCACCGGTGGCGCCTCCGGGATCGGCGCCGCCACCGCCCGGCTGCTGGCCGCCCGGGGCGCGCGCGTCGCCGTCCTGGACCGCGACCCCGCCGGTGCGCCCGCGGGCACCCTCCCCGTGCGGGCCGACGTGACCTCCGACCAGGAGGTCCGGGCCGGCGTCGCCGAGGCGGCGGCCGAGCTGGGCGGCCTGCACATCCTCGTCGGCAACGCCGGGATCGGCGCCGTCGGCACCGTGGAGGACAACGCCGACGACGAGTGGCGGCGGGTGCTGGACATCAACGTCCTGGGCCTGGTCCGGGCCGCGCGCGCCGCCCTGCCGCACCTGCGCGAGGCCGCGGCCGCCCGGCCCGGCAGCGCCTCGATCACCCACACCTGCTCCATCGCCGCCACCGCCGGCCTGCCCCAACGGGCCCTGTACAGCGCCAGCAAGGGCGCCGTGCTCTCCCTGACGCTGGCGATGGCCGCCGACCACGTGCGCGAGGGCGTCCGGGTGAACTGCGTCAACCCCGGGACCGCCGACACGCCGTGGGTCGGAAGGCTGCTCGACCAGGCCGACGACCCGGCCGCCGAGCGGGCCGCGCTCGCCGCCCGGCAGCCGATGGGCCGCCTGGTCAGCGCCGACGAGGTCGCCGCCGCCATCGTCTACCTGGCGAGCCCCGCGGCCGCGAGCGTCACCGGAGCCGCCCTCGCCGTGGACGGCGGCATGCAGGGGCTGCGGCTGCGCCCGGCGGCCGACTAA